The Spirosoma radiotolerans genome has a window encoding:
- a CDS encoding carboxymuconolactone decarboxylase family protein, with protein MAHIQLNNDAPGIRSLVMYRPDTGKPLYELAQALLRAGSPDSTLSDAERELIAAFVSNQNCTDFCMNSHAAASRYLFGEQAHLVDQTLQNPETAPISTKLRALLTIAARVTADARTVTDDVVTAARTHGATDGDIHDTVLIAASFSMYNRYVDGLATLTPNDPAAYEAMGERMGTLGYVLPKPN; from the coding sequence ATGGCTCATATTCAACTTAATAATGATGCGCCGGGTATTCGCAGTCTGGTTATGTACCGGCCCGATACAGGTAAACCTCTCTATGAACTCGCTCAGGCGCTGCTTCGTGCGGGTTCGCCTGACAGTACGCTTTCTGATGCGGAACGCGAACTGATTGCCGCGTTTGTATCGAATCAGAACTGCACCGATTTTTGCATGAACAGCCATGCGGCCGCTTCACGCTATCTTTTTGGCGAACAGGCCCATCTCGTCGACCAGACGCTGCAAAACCCAGAAACGGCACCTATCTCGACCAAGCTTCGTGCCCTGCTCACTATTGCCGCACGTGTAACCGCCGATGCCCGCACGGTCACAGACGATGTGGTCACGGCTGCCCGCACACATGGCGCTACCGATGGCGATATTCATGATACGGTCCTGATTGCCGCTTCGTTTTCAATGTATAACCGCTACGTCGATGGGCTGGCTACGCTCACTCCCAACGACCCGGCCGCCTACGAAGCTATGGGGGAACGCATGGGAACGCTGGGGTACGTCTTACCCAAACCAAACTAA
- a CDS encoding carboxymuconolactone decarboxylase family protein, translating into MPHIDFLPGLPGIRGPMAFSPETARPLNDLVNVLLRANATHPESTLSEGERELIATYVSARNDCFFCQTIHGAVASHHLGDADWSLVQSVKQDYAQAAISAKLKALLAIAGSVQQGGKQVTSEQIENARTEGATDRDIHDTVLIAAAFCMFNRYVDGLDTWAPESPDLYRYRAQKVAEYGYTHEDHYMPPS; encoded by the coding sequence ATGCCTCATATCGATTTTCTCCCCGGACTGCCGGGTATTCGCGGACCTATGGCGTTTAGCCCCGAGACGGCCCGCCCCCTCAACGACCTCGTTAACGTTCTGCTTCGCGCGAACGCAACCCATCCTGAATCAACACTTAGTGAAGGGGAACGGGAACTGATTGCCACGTACGTATCGGCCCGTAACGATTGTTTTTTCTGCCAGACCATTCATGGCGCGGTAGCCAGTCATCACCTGGGCGACGCAGACTGGTCGCTGGTGCAATCGGTGAAACAGGACTATGCCCAGGCGGCCATTTCGGCTAAGTTAAAAGCATTGCTGGCCATTGCCGGAAGCGTACAACAGGGCGGCAAACAGGTAACTTCTGAGCAGATTGAAAACGCCCGAACCGAAGGCGCTACCGACCGCGATATTCACGATACGGTGTTGATTGCGGCCGCGTTCTGCATGTTTAACCGCTACGTCGATGGTTTGGATACATGGGCTCCTGAAAGTCCGGACTTATACCGTTATCGGGCTCAGAAAGTAGCCGAGTATGGGTACACCCACGAGGATCATTACATGCCACCAAGCTGA